The Candidatus Desulfovibrio trichonymphae region ATGCAAGATCAATGGACAAAAATTTCTGAAAATCTCAAAAAAATGCTGGATTCCGGAACTTTTAAGGTTTGGATTGTCCCGTTACGTGTTGTCGTGCAAGGGGATCGGCTTTGCATCGGCGCTCCCAACGCCTTTGTGGCGGACTGGCTGCGGCAGCGCATGCTGCTGCCCTTGCGGGAAGCTGCAGCGCCGGTGCTTGGCCTTGCGCCCGAATCTGTGGATGTGCGCATTGAAGCCGCCGGACGGGACGCCGCGGCCGGGCAAGCCGTCTCTGGCGCCGGGAAACGCTGTCCGCCTGAGGGCGGGTACGTCGGCGCGGTGCGCGCCGGGCTGCGGCAGATCTTACTGCCCCTGCCCGTTCCGGGAAGTCCTAGCAGGCCGGAGCAATGGCGATATTCCTTTGACGATTTTGAAGTGGGGGTCAGCAACAGCGTTGCCGTTGCAGCCGCCCATGACGTCTGCAACAGCGCGGGCAGCGTCCGCACCCTTTTTGTGAATTCCTCGTCCGGCCTCGGGAAAACCCATCTCTCCCACGCCGTGGGCAGGGCCATCAGTGAATCGCGTGGGAACGCGCGCGTGGGCTATCTGACGGCCGAGGAATTTGCGCGGCGTTTTGTCGCGGCCCTGCGCAGCCATGATGTGGAGTCTTTCAAGGCCCGTTTGCGCGATCTGGATGTTCTTTTGCTGGAAGACGTGCATTTTTTTCAGGGTAAGGAAAAAATGCAGGACATGGCCTTGACCGTAGTCAAAAACATTGAGGCAAAAGGCGGGCGGACTATTTTTACCTCTTCGTTTTCACCACGCGAGCTGCAGCATATTGACAGTCAGCTTGTCTCGTATTTCTGCTCCGGCATTCTCACGAGGATGGATCGCCCCTCCAAAGAAATGCGTCGCCGTCTTCTCGCGCGCAAGGCCAAAAGTTTTCAGGTGCTGCTGCCTGATGCCGTCTGTGATTTTTTGGCGTCGCGACTCAAGGGCGACATCCGCCAGTTGGAGTCCTGTCTGGAAAGCCTTATTTTTAAAGCCCGTCTGCTCAACTGCGGACTTGATCAGAAACTGGCGATGGAGGTGCTTGCCCAGTACGCCGGCGTGGAGTGCGGGCCGGCGGATATGGAGGCCATCATACGTCTTGTCTGTGAAAGTTATGGCCTAAGCGAAAATCAGCTCAACTCGCGTTCACGACGTCAAGAATGCGTGCTCGGCCGCAACACTATTTATTATCTGGCGCGCAAGCACACGGATCTTTCGCTTGAGGAAATAGGTGAAAAATTTAACCGTCGGCATTCCACGGTGATCAAGGGCATCACCTCTGTGGAGCGTGAAATTTCCAAAGAATCCACGTTGGGCCGTCAGATTGCGAAAGCCGTGCATCTTATCGAACGCAATGCCGGCCTTGGGGTCATACAGCCCTGAAACACCCGATCATATTGTATCTGAGTCTATCCGCGCATCTTTCCACCACCACTGAGCTTTTTCACACAGCAGGTCAATATCGCCACTCGCGGCCAGATTGAACATCTGGCGATACTGGTGCACGGCTTCGTGGCTGTGGGGGTTGGCCTCAAACAATCCGGCAAAAAGTCTTGCGTCTTCCGTGAGCATTTTTTTTGCCGCGTTGAGCCTGCGCCTGAATGAAGGCGTTACAAAGGGCAGCAGATCGTCTTTTTGTGCCAGCAGGGCGAAATAAGCCAGAGTCGTGATGAAGTTCATACCCTGTATGCGGGCCATGGCTTGATCGTGCCGTTGCGCGGTTGTTTCAAAAACGCGGCAACCGATGGCGTCAAAAAAGCCGTTTAGAAGCGCAATATGTTTCGGCCCGGCATTGCGGCCGGGGGTGACGGCCACGGGCAGATCTTCGTCCACAGCGGACGTCGGTCCGAATAGTGGATGGGTTCCCACAACCGGGCCTTGCCAGTGCCGCTCCATCTGCCGCATAGGCTGTTCTTTCACGGAAGTGATGTCGGCGAGCACAGCGTAGCGCGGCAAGTGACGGCATGCCCTTGTCAGGGTTGCTTCAAAAAAAGCGGCGGGCACGCAAATCAGGGCCATGTCAGCGTCCGCGCACGTTTTTTCAAGCATGTCCGGCGTAAGCGGCATATCCGCGCCTGCCGCGTCAAGTCCGGCGGCGACGGCCCTGTTGCAGAACATGGCGCCCATGCGTCCGCGCGAGCCGATGACGGCTGTCTTGCGTGGCGTTTTCATGCAATGCGGCTCCATAGCTTCCAGAAATCCGGAAAAGACTTGCGCACTACAGCGGGATCGTCAATGCGCGTCGCCATGTTCGTGTCTGACGCGCCGCAGCCGAGCAGAGCCAGCGACATGGCGATGCGGTGATCGTTGTGCGTTACCAGCGTCAGGCCGTCCACCAGACGCGGGCGCGTCGGGTGCAGACCATGGACGAGCAGACCGTCAGGCGCTTCCTCCACGCGCACGCCGGCCTTGCGCAGTTCTGTTGCCGGGGCCGTGATGCGGTCTGATTCCTTGAAACGCAGATGGGCGACATTGCTGATACGCGTGGTTCCTTGAGCAAACGCGGCCAGCGCCGCCACTGTGGGCGCGAGATCCGGGCAGGAACTCATGTCCGCATCCATGCCGTGTAGCGTTGAAGGGTAAACGGTGACGGAGTGCCCTTCAACGGCAAGGCGCGCGCCCATGTTTTTAAGAATGTCCAAAAAGGCTCGATCTCCCTGCAGCGAGTCTGTGCGCAGTCCTTCCACCCGCACAGGCACATGTCCCAGCGCGCCAGCCGCCAGCAGATAGGAGGCGTTCGACCAGTCCCCCTCCACAGTGTAGCTGCCGGCTTTGTACACGCCGGGTTTCACGGTCACGCGCAGACAGCCGGGCTGCACGGCTTGTATGGCACGCCGCTTTGCATCGTCCGTGTCCTGCCATTGGGCTTCGGCATGGGGCCGTGTCTGCACACTGAAGCGTATGTTGAAATCCTCAAGACATTGCAGGGTCAGCCCCACATAGGGCCAAGATACAGCCTTGTGCCCGCCCGGTTCCAGCGTCAGCTGCGTGCGCGCAAGCGGCGCGGCGAGCAGCAGCCCGGAAAAATACTGGCTTGAAATGTCCATGCCTATTGTGACAAGACCGTTGCACCGCGCCGGGTCAAGCCCTTGCGCTTCCAGCAGCAGCGGGGGGCAGCCCGGTGTTTGTTCAAAGCGTATGCGGGCGCCGAGGCGCGTCAAGGCGCCCGCCAGTTCCGCGATGGGGCGCTCGTGCATGCGCTGCGCGCCGTGGATGCGAAAAAATCCCCGTCCAGAGGCCAGCACGGCCGTAAGCAGGCGGCAGGTAGTGCCGGATTCATGCACATCACAGGCAAGCGGCGTGCCGTCCGCGCTGTTTCCGCGTGGCCCGGCGGCCATGCCCCTGACTTCCCATCCCGTTTTTTCTGGCAAGGCTCTCATCCCCGCGCCCGCAGCGCAAAGAATGTTACGGGTGCGCTCCAGGTCCTGACTTTCAAGGGCATTGCGCACACAGGAAACGCCGTGCGCCAGCGCCGCGCCGATCAGATACCGGTGCGACGCGGATTTGGAGGCCGGGGCCGTAACCGCAACAGCGTCGTCAGAACGCATTGTTTTTGTCATGGCGCATTGTCCCCGCAGTTGTCGTCGGACTTGTCTTTATCCGAATGCGGACGGTCAAGCTGTGGCCCTGTGGGGTAGGAGCCTAGGATGCGGAAGCTCGTGCAGACTTCGTGTAACTGTGCCAGCAGGCAGGCGTGCTGCGGGGCGGTAAGGTCGCTTTCCACATCCGCAAAAAAAACATAACGCCAGCAGTGGCCGCGCAGGGGGCGTGATTCGAGTTTGCGCATGTTGATGCCGTTTTTTGCCAGCAGTTCCAGCACGGCTGAAAGCGCACCGGCTTTGTCAGGCAGTGTGAACAGCACGGATGTTTTGTCCGCGCCGGCGCCGGCGGATGGACGGGGCACGGCCTGCCTCTGCTGCGCCGCTTTCGGCCCTATGATGACAAAGCGCGTCCAGTTGTCCTGTTCATCTTCAATGCTGCGGGCAAGGACGGCAAGGCCGGTTATGTCGGCAAGCTTGCCGTGACCTATGGCTGCCGCATTGTTTTGCGCCGCCGCGCGATGGGCTGCCGCGGCGGTAGACTCCACCGGCGCAAGACCGGCATTGGGCAAATGGGCGCGCAGCCAGCTTCCGCACTGGGCCAGCGGCTGCGGATGGGAATAGACAACGTCAATGGCGGCGATCGATCGGGCATTACTCAACAGGCAGTGTGAAATGCGTGAAAAAAGTTCCGCCTGAATAAAGACATCGTGCTTTAAAAAAAGGTCAAAGCTCACGCCCACCGTGCCTTGGAGCGAATTTTCCAGCGGCACGACGCCAAGCTCGCACCGACCGGATGTTATTTCTTCAAAAACTCGGGATATGTCGCCGCAGGGGTGAAAGCTGACCGCGTGTCCGAGATACTCCACGCCGGCAAAGTAAGAAAACGTTCCTTCAGGCCCGAGGTAGGCCACGTTTTGCGGCCGCTGCAACACACGTGAGGAGGAGAATATCTCACGCCATATCGTCCTCAGATGTTCCTCCGGCAGCGGGCCTGTATTGCTGAGAACAAGGTTGTCCATCACTTCGCGTTCACGCAGGGGGTTGAAGATGATGCCTGGCACGCTCGCCTTGATGCGGCCGACTTTAATGCTCAGGGCCGAGCGGCGGTTGAAAAGCTTCAGCAGTGCCGCGTCCGTGGCGTCAATGGCCGCGCGGATAGCGGCAAGATGGTCTGTTGGAGTGCTGCTCCCCGCGGGGATATTGCTGTGCCGGTCGTGCGCGTTCGTGGCATTCATGCCGCTATGCCTCCTGAATGTCTTCACGCACCCGCATGCCGAAATGGCGGCCCGCCGCATCTGTGCGGCAAAGCACAAGGTCACCTTCTTTCAGGCTGACAACGCTTACAGGTGTACCGTCCGGGGCGGTAAGGCGTATGGTTTCGGCATTTTGCAAAAAAACGCCGCCTGTTCTGATGCCGTCTTCGGCCTCGGCTCTCGCTTCTATCAGCAGCATGGGCCGCACTTCAATTTTAACGCGGCCCACAGTGGACAGACGGGTTTCACCCCGCGCGTTGACAATGAGTATTTCCTGCCCGGCGACAAGCTCGCTCAGATAGGTGGTTTTATCGCCGGGTAGACGAATATAGGCGTGCACGGCGCCTGCGTTAACGCGAAAGGGGCGGGCGGCTACATATTCGTTGTGCTCTGTTTCGGCGTGCACAAGAAAGGTAAAGGCACTGGAGTTGCCCGTCAGCATGCCTTCGCCGTGGCGCAACAACGAGAGCGTGTCCGCGCAGACGCGGTGCCCGAGGCCCGCCGGCGTGACGCCTGTTATCACGCAGGGCCCCAGCTTTTCCCTGCCTTGGAAGAGTTTGCACGCGGCTACAACCTCCTTGAGATCGGCCTCGGTCTCGGGCAAGACAACAACGCCGGTCACGCCGCGCTCCAGAATGCCGGACGCAAGGCGCGCTTCGTCAAGAGAGCCTGCCTCGGCGAACACCTGATTGCTCTGGGCCAGCAGATTTTCTACGGGAATGACTTCCCAGCCGCGCGCAAGGATGACGCGTTCACCCTTGCTCATGAGGGCCAGTGCGTTTTCTTCATCGCTTTTTGACTTGAGGGCGAGGAGCGTTGTTTCTTCCGCCGCCCAAACAGTGCAGCGGGCCAGCGCCGCTGTCTGCTCCACAACCCCGGATGGCACGATAAGACCGTCCACACCTGATTCCAGCGCCAGCGTCACTTGGTTTTTGCTGTAGGGAACACAGCGAAAATATATCTGCGGCATGTTATTCTCCCATTGTCGCGAGGGCGTCGTCCACGTCGGCGTCTTCATGCACGATGGCGCGCAAGGCCTTGATCAGGGCAACACGGCGGGGATGCTGAAAGACGTTGCGGCCTACGGATATGCCGGCGCCACCCGCCATGAGAGAATCGTGCACCATTTCCAGAATCTGCCGTGTGGAGTCCATGAGTTCTCCGCCCGCAATGAGCACAGGCACACAGCACGCAGCAATCACTTCGGAAAAGCTCTCCACATCGCCGGTGTAGGACACTTTGACAATATCCGCCCCGAGTTCCACGCCTACGCGTGCGCAGTGCGCCACAATTTCAGGAGCATAGCCGTTGTGTACCTGAGGGCCGCGTGCGTATATCATGGCGAGCAGCGGCATGCCCCAGCTGTCGCAGGCTTCCGCCACTTTGCCCATATCCGTGAGCATCAGACGCTCGTTAGGATCGCCCAGATTGACATGTACGGAAACGCAGTCCGCGCCCTGTTTAATGCCTTCCTCCACCGTGCCGACCAGCGTTTTTGTGTTGCCGGAGGGAGAAAGGGCCGTGGAGGCGGAAAGATGCACAATGAGGCCGATATCCTGGCCCGCGCTACGGTGGGAGCACCGCACAAGTCCCTTGTGCATGAGCACCGCATCCGCTCCGCCCAGCGCCATGTCGTTCACGGCTTGGCGCATGTCGATAAGGCCGTCCACCGCGCCTATGGTGACGCCGTGGTCCATGGGCACAATAATGGTGCGGCCGTTTTCACGGTTGATAATGCGTTCAAGACGTACTTTTTTGCCAAGATACATGCGCCCCCCTTTTCTTATGCTTTGATCTTGCCGGATGCGCCAAAAAAAGGGCCGCAGGCAGACACGCCTGCGGCCCCTTGAACTTCAGCAATAACGGATGTCAGCGAAGTCCCCCACCACAGGCTTCGGTAAAGTACGCAAAATAATACCAGCTCAGGCCGGTGGCGTACGGGGAAGCAAAGATGGGGACAGTGTTGCGCATAATCAAGTTACTCCGTATCCAAAGTGTTGTCTAACTGTTGCGTGAAAATTTGTCAACAGGAAATATTGAGAATCATTATTGCCCGGTTAAGCGACAAGAGATAATAGAGTAAATTAATTATTATTTTTTATTTTTCGTCGTTGCGGATTCAGGAGTTCTTTCAAAGTCGAGTTACCAGGCAGATTGAGTTGGACAAGCTGGAAAAGCTGTTGGATGGAGGAGCTGAATTCGCAATTTTTGATACGCCAGAATTAGCTGTATGGTCCGGCAAATTTTGTCACACTCGGGCATCGGTCACACATAACCATGCTGAAATTCCTTCCCGGAAAAAGTATGTGCGTCAGACGCAAATGCACGGGATGGGATGACAACTTTTTAACCTCGGCCCCGGCTGCCGAGTTTG contains the following coding sequences:
- a CDS encoding prephenate dehydrogenase/arogenate dehydrogenase family protein, giving the protein MKTPRKTAVIGSRGRMGAMFCNRAVAAGLDAAGADMPLTPDMLEKTCADADMALICVPAAFFEATLTRACRHLPRYAVLADITSVKEQPMRQMERHWQGPVVGTHPLFGPTSAVDEDLPVAVTPGRNAGPKHIALLNGFFDAIGCRVFETTAQRHDQAMARIQGMNFITTLAYFALLAQKDDLLPFVTPSFRRRLNAAKKMLTEDARLFAGLFEANPHSHEAVHQYRQMFNLAASGDIDLLCEKAQWWWKDARIDSDTI
- a CDS encoding 3-dehydroquinate synthase II family protein; the encoded protein is MPQIYFRCVPYSKNQVTLALESGVDGLIVPSGVVEQTAALARCTVWAAEETTLLALKSKSDEENALALMSKGERVILARGWEVIPVENLLAQSNQVFAEAGSLDEARLASGILERGVTGVVVLPETEADLKEVVAACKLFQGREKLGPCVITGVTPAGLGHRVCADTLSLLRHGEGMLTGNSSAFTFLVHAETEHNEYVAARPFRVNAGAVHAYIRLPGDKTTYLSELVAGQEILIVNARGETRLSTVGRVKIEVRPMLLIEARAEAEDGIRTGGVFLQNAETIRLTAPDGTPVSVVSLKEGDLVLCRTDAAGRHFGMRVREDIQEA
- a CDS encoding 3-phosphoshikimate 1-carboxyvinyltransferase, with protein sequence MTKTMRSDDAVAVTAPASKSASHRYLIGAALAHGVSCVRNALESQDLERTRNILCAAGAGMRALPEKTGWEVRGMAAGPRGNSADGTPLACDVHESGTTCRLLTAVLASGRGFFRIHGAQRMHERPIAELAGALTRLGARIRFEQTPGCPPLLLEAQGLDPARCNGLVTIGMDISSQYFSGLLLAAPLARTQLTLEPGGHKAVSWPYVGLTLQCLEDFNIRFSVQTRPHAEAQWQDTDDAKRRAIQAVQPGCLRVTVKPGVYKAGSYTVEGDWSNASYLLAAGALGHVPVRVEGLRTDSLQGDRAFLDILKNMGARLAVEGHSVTVYPSTLHGMDADMSSCPDLAPTVAALAAFAQGTTRISNVAHLRFKESDRITAPATELRKAGVRVEEAPDGLLVHGLHPTRPRLVDGLTLVTHNDHRIAMSLALLGCGASDTNMATRIDDPAVVRKSFPDFWKLWSRIA
- the pheA gene encoding prephenate dehydratase, encoding MNATNAHDRHSNIPAGSSTPTDHLAAIRAAIDATDAALLKLFNRRSALSIKVGRIKASVPGIIFNPLREREVMDNLVLSNTGPLPEEHLRTIWREIFSSSRVLQRPQNVAYLGPEGTFSYFAGVEYLGHAVSFHPCGDISRVFEEITSGRCELGVVPLENSLQGTVGVSFDLFLKHDVFIQAELFSRISHCLLSNARSIAAIDVVYSHPQPLAQCGSWLRAHLPNAGLAPVESTAAAAHRAAAQNNAAAIGHGKLADITGLAVLARSIEDEQDNWTRFVIIGPKAAQQRQAVPRPSAGAGADKTSVLFTLPDKAGALSAVLELLAKNGINMRKLESRPLRGHCWRYVFFADVESDLTAPQHACLLAQLHEVCTSFRILGSYPTGPQLDRPHSDKDKSDDNCGDNAP
- a CDS encoding 2-amino-3,7-dideoxy-D-threo-hept-6-ulosonate synthase, which codes for MYLGKKVRLERIINRENGRTIIVPMDHGVTIGAVDGLIDMRQAVNDMALGGADAVLMHKGLVRCSHRSAGQDIGLIVHLSASTALSPSGNTKTLVGTVEEGIKQGADCVSVHVNLGDPNERLMLTDMGKVAEACDSWGMPLLAMIYARGPQVHNGYAPEIVAHCARVGVELGADIVKVSYTGDVESFSEVIAACCVPVLIAGGELMDSTRQILEMVHDSLMAGGAGISVGRNVFQHPRRVALIKALRAIVHEDADVDDALATMGE
- a CDS encoding DnaA ATPase domain-containing protein, with amino-acid sequence MQDQWTKISENLKKMLDSGTFKVWIVPLRVVVQGDRLCIGAPNAFVADWLRQRMLLPLREAAAPVLGLAPESVDVRIEAAGRDAAAGQAVSGAGKRCPPEGGYVGAVRAGLRQILLPLPVPGSPSRPEQWRYSFDDFEVGVSNSVAVAAAHDVCNSAGSVRTLFVNSSSGLGKTHLSHAVGRAISESRGNARVGYLTAEEFARRFVAALRSHDVESFKARLRDLDVLLLEDVHFFQGKEKMQDMALTVVKNIEAKGGRTIFTSSFSPRELQHIDSQLVSYFCSGILTRMDRPSKEMRRRLLARKAKSFQVLLPDAVCDFLASRLKGDIRQLESCLESLIFKARLLNCGLDQKLAMEVLAQYAGVECGPADMEAIIRLVCESYGLSENQLNSRSRRQECVLGRNTIYYLARKHTDLSLEEIGEKFNRRHSTVIKGITSVEREISKESTLGRQIAKAVHLIERNAGLGVIQP